Below is a window of Rhizobium sp. NXC14 DNA.
GACCTGGCGTTTGGCCGCCCCGTAGGAGCGCAATTTGTCGGTGATCATACGTTTTGGCGGCATGCCCTGCTTCTTCAGAAGTCGCGTCAGCAGGCGCTTGGCCGCCTTGGTGTTGCGGCGCGTCTGGACGATCTCGTCGAGCACATATCCATCCTGATCAACCGCTCTCCACAACCAGCATTTCTGACCGTTGATGCGCACCGCGACTTCATCGAGGTGCCAGACATCGCCTTTCGTCGGCGCCTTGCGGCGTATGCGGCGCGCATAATCAGGGCCATGCTTTCGGCACCATCGGCGGATGGTCTCGTAGGAAACGACGATCCCGCGATCGAACAGCTTTCCTCGACATCGCGCAGGCTCAGACTAAAGCGGAAGTAGAGCCAGACAGCACGGGCTACGATTTCGATCGGATAACGGTGGTTCTTGTAGGTCGGTGCACTCACGGTCATGGGCCCGCTGCTACCTCAATTTCCTTACCGCTCAATCAATGTGACAGCACCGTCTTTATTGCTTGGCACAAAGCGGCGGATGCGTTTATTGGTGTTCTCTACTTTGCCTTTCTGCCACGGTAATCTGGATCGCAGAACCAGCTCCTGGCGCCGAGTCCGTCTTCCATACCGCCAAACTCGGTACCGCGGTCGAAGGTGACGCTTTGCCCGGGGCAAAGGCGGGCAGCGGTGCGAACGCATCGACGATCTTGCCGATAAGCGGCCGAGAGGCGGCTGCCATTCTTGATCATCACCCTGTAGCGGCTCTTGCGCTCGACCAGCGAGGTGACATTGACTTCACCGAGGTTGCGCCGGAAGATCAGGAGATCGCCTCCCGATGGCCGAGGTCGTCCCGGCACAGACACGGACGGCGCTCACGGTTGCCTCATGGCGGACGCAAGATTCGTCCGCTCCCGAGTCATATCGTCGTCGAACCTCTGTGGCCCGCGGAACTAAGGCTCTTTTTTGCTTCGCCTCTGGGAAGTGGCTGCCTTTCCTGCGGCCTTTGGAGCATTTTGTCGACGCCGGCTGGATTGCCGAGCCATTATGATTGCGCCGTTCCTCGGCGGTTTTGGAGCCAAGCGGTATCGCGGAAAAATTTGCCGTGGCCTGGCGGTTGGCGAGCGACCCACACAGGGCGCTACGATGTGGCTATCCAATGCAGGTTCGCGATTTAGACTCCCCGGCATTGTGCGATCGAAAGATACACCATTTGTCCATTGGGAACTCGGGTGTGCGATTGTCTCCATCAAAGCTCGTTTGATCCTGCTGACGCTCGTCGTCTCTCGCGCGGAGCCGAATTTGTTCCCAGCGGTGCGATCACGACACCGCCTGTTGGCTTTGTCTGGTCGGCGACACAGGCTTGTTTGGCCATCTCCCGTCACTAGCTGGGACTAAATGGCTGAAACAACAATAACAAGATCCTTTTTTCGGCTCGATCAGCCCCGTTGGCACCGGTTTTGAAAGCTGTACTGCGAGGCGGCGCGAGCTGCCGACCTTTTTACTGCGCGACGGATGGAACGAAAGAAGGAAGGCAATATGTCAGATTTGCGTCAAATCGCATTCTACGGCAAAGGGGGCATCGGCAAGTCCACCACCTCCCAAAATACGCTCGCAGCGCTGGTCGACCTCGGTCAGAAAATCCTCATCGTCGGGTGCGACCCCAAAGCCGACTCCACCCGCCTGATCCTGAACGCCAAAGCCCAGGACACGGTTCTGCATCTGGCAGCACAGGAAGGTTCGGTGGAAGACCTCGAACTCGAGGACGTGCTGAAGTCCGGCTACAAGGGCATCAAGTGCGTGGAGTCCGGCGGTCCGGAGCCGGGCGTCGGCTGCGCCGGGCGCGGCGTCATCACCTCGATCAATTTCCTCGAGGAGAACGGCGCTTATGACGATGTCGACTACGTCTCCTATGATGTGCTCGGCGACGTGGTGTGCGGTGGCTTTGCGATGCCGATCCGCGAGAACAAGGCCCAGGAGATCTACATCGTCATGTCCGGTGAGATGATGGCGCTTTATGCCGCCAACAACATCGCCAAGGGCATCCTGAAATATGCCCATTCCGGCGGCGTGCGGCTCGGCGGCCTGATCTGTAACGAGCGCCAGACGGACCGCGAGCTCGACCTCTCCGAGGCGCTGGCTGCCCGGCTCAATTCCAAGCTCATCCACTTTGTGCCGCGTGACAACATCGTCCAGCACGCCGAGCTCAGGAAGATGACGGTGATCCAGTACGCGCCGGACTCCAAACAGGCCGGGGAATATCGCGCGTTAGCCGAGAAGATCCATGCCAATTCGGGCCAAGGGACCATTCCGACCCCGATTACCATGGAAGAGCTCGAAGACATGCTGCTCGACTTCGGCATCATGAAGACCGACGAGCAAATGCTGGCCGAACTACAGGCCAAGGAAACAGCGGTAGTTGCGGCACAATAAAACTGCCGCTGTCGACAGGGCGCGTCGGCCGTTGGACCACCCGGCGCGCCCTTCCACGAAAGACGCTTCATCGACGACGACGTAACCCGAATCTTGAAAGGGCAGGGGCCTATGAGCCTTGATTACGAGAATGACAGTGTTTTGCATGAGAAGCTCATTGCGGAAGTGCTAGCGAAATATCCAGACAAGGCGGCGAAGCGCCGCAGGAAGCACCTCAGCGTCGCAACGAGCGGCGACGAGGCCGACGACGAGTCAAAGGCCCTTTCCGAATGCGACGTCAAATCGAACATCAAGTCCATTCCGGGCGTGATGACGATCCGCGGCTGCGCCTATGCCGGCTCCAAAGGCGTGGTATGGGGGCCGGTCAAGGACATGATCCACATCTCGCACGGGCCGGTCGGTTGCGGTCATTATTCCTGGTCGCAACGTCGCAACTACTACGTCGGCCGGACGGGCATCGACACGTTCGTGACGCTGCAGTTCACCTCGGACTTTCAGGAAAAGGACATCGTGTTCGGCGGCGACAAGAAACTCGAAAAGGTCATCGACGAGATCGAGCAGCTTTTCCCCCTCAATAAGGGAATCAGCGTGCAGTCGGAATGCCCCATCGGACTGATTGGCGACGACATTGAGGCAGTGTCGCGCAAGAAGGCCAAGGAGCACGAAAAGACGATCGTGCCGGTGCGCTGCGAGGGCTTCCGCGGCGTCTCGCAATCGCTCGGCCACCACATCGCCAACGACGCCATCCGGGACTGGGTTTTCGACACGAAC
It encodes the following:
- the nifH gene encoding nitrogenase iron protein; amino-acid sequence: MSDLRQIAFYGKGGIGKSTTSQNTLAALVDLGQKILIVGCDPKADSTRLILNAKAQDTVLHLAAQEGSVEDLELEDVLKSGYKGIKCVESGGPEPGVGCAGRGVITSINFLEENGAYDDVDYVSYDVLGDVVCGGFAMPIRENKAQEIYIVMSGEMMALYAANNIAKGILKYAHSGGVRLGGLICNERQTDRELDLSEALAARLNSKLIHFVPRDNIVQHAELRKMTVIQYAPDSKQAGEYRALAEKIHANSGQGTIPTPITMEELEDMLLDFGIMKTDEQMLAELQAKETAVVAAQ